A region of the Vidua chalybeata isolate OUT-0048 chromosome 7, bVidCha1 merged haplotype, whole genome shotgun sequence genome:
tccttttccaatGAAAGAGTCAGCAGTGTTCGGAAGAGCAGCATGGAGAGCAGCTGTACCTGGCTATTGTCCTGTATTAAGAGACGAAAAGAAGACCTCAGCATGGGCTGCGAGGGGCTCAGCTGGGTGCATGCCTGCAAATCCACAGGGCACCAAGTGTCCGGGCAGTACCCAGGGGCCgtggctgggggcacagagccTTACGAGGTCAAAGAGTAGCACGACTGCCTGAGCCAGCTGCAGGGCAAAGGAGCTGGGTATTGGCGTGTCCTTGTCCAAGATTATAAAGCTGAGTACCATGAGTGTTATCTTAACAATCTCTCCATCTGCATCCCGCAGGAGCTCCACAAGACTTTCAGTCAGGCTCCACATTTTTTCCGTCTGTGTAGAACACAAGTTTGTGAAAGGCCACCCTTCTGCCACAGGATCTAGAGGCCAAAGCACTCGGGCAGCTGAAGcgggaggcaggagagctgggaggagctgccccagcaccccaagCACAGCCAAGCCCAAGCAACTGCGTTCCccagccccacgctgcctgcacGGCTTCAGCCACTGCCCCCTTCTCACCATCGAGGGATTGTCAGTGAGCTTGAGAAGGCCCTTGAGTGCCAGGTGACGCCTCTCCCTGCACTCACTCTGCAGGTGCCTTGAGAAGATTTGCAGGACTCTGTCAGCATGGCGTTCACTCAAGTCCAGGTGCTCgaggacctgaaaggcacagggcagtgacaggggacccGGCCGGCAGGAGCCCAGAACCGCACAGGGCGTGGGCACCGTCCCAAGCAGCTGCGGCTacgagagggcagagagctgggaggcagctcagcgaggcagcgctggccaacAGGCTCACCTCCACCAGGAAGGCCAGGGGAGGCAGATCCCAGCATAGCTCCTGTGTGCTGAGCAGCCGGAGCAGATAGCGAAAGATCCGGAAACACGAGCGTATGGAGATGCAGGACATCTCCCTGTCAGAAGTTAAAGTCCATAAGACTGTGAGCCAGTGGAACAAACTTCTCCCAGGATTGACTCAGAGAGTTCTggtctttccccagcatcctgCAAGGGGACCTGGGCCATTTGGGAGGTGGCTCTTTGTGggcaccctcctctcccagccttttccagtctgcttgGCAGTCCCTCGGTGACGAGGCCCTCTGGCCCACGACCACGGGGACTGTGTGGGGCACCCCAGGCGCAGAGGCAGCGGGGAGaagggggtctcacctggccagcagacccacGGCATAGTGGTGGGTGTCGGCACAGAGCAGCGTGTCCCAGCCACACTTGCGTTCCATTGCCATCACCACATCCTTGTACTGCTTTTGGTACAGCAGGGACTTCAGGGTCCACACTGCAAAcctgtgtgcagagcaaagcccaggtcACACTTGCAGTGCTGGCTCTTGCCCTGGCAATatggcagggacaggagtcacctgttggggctggtggcaaggCCGTGTTGCTCCCGGCATCTCTTCCAGAAGGTAAGGACCTTCTTTGGCATCTGTTCAGTGCTGAAGAAGACTTGGAAGAGCAGATGCACAAATAGGTGGGGGAAATGCAGCTTCACGTTGtgtgggacacagggctccTGGAGGATCTTCCACATCACCACAGTTGCCTGCAAAGAACAAAGCCCCCCGAGACAGCGCTCAGTGCCGAGGTGTCCGTGTGACAGGGCCCGAGCGTGGCAGGGAGAGGCCCAGAGAGACACAGGGGGAGCAGCGGGACTggtggccctgcagctgcccctaGGCCAGGTTTCAGGGCAGCGCCTGAGGCAGGGAGatgcagtgggggaaggaggaaggagagctgctggagaggcagccttggggccagcAAAGGCCACTGgcagaaactcacagccagggcaaaGACACCCGTTTTGTCCCCATCGGAGGTGCACGTGCTGTACTCTGGCCAGCTCCCCAGCACATCCAGGAGAATCAGCTGCACCACCTTCGCAGTCCTGGGTGAGCACATGATGGTCTTCCACATGGccatggcagctctgtggggttaGAGCTCTGTCTCAGGGGGTCTCAGGCACAGCACCCTGGCCTGGGCATGGCCCCTGAGGGGCAGCAAGGGAGCATGGCAGCAGGCCTGGGGGGCTGAcatgccagggctgggaaagggagcagccagagggccCTGGAACTCTCTGTTGGTCAGACACCTGGGACAGGCTGTACAGGGCAATGGGCTGGggggagccctgagccctctGGGCAGGTGGGCCCCATACCTGTCACAGGATGGGGCCACACGCAGGAGTGTCATTACTGCGTCATTTGGCTGCGCTTTGGTGAGATGCAGCAGGGTTTTGtccagcctgtgctcagcagaatCATTGGCCGTGAGCCACTGGTGGATGAATCTCACCATGGCAGGCACCTGGAGAAGGAACAGGGCAATTTGGAAAGCTGCCAGAAGGAGCAacattcccagtatccccagagaagtgcttcccttcccaccacactGCGATGGCCTCAAAGGCTCACAGAGACCAACACTAGTGGCTTGGGAAGCCATGTGACTCATGAGGGAATTGAAGCCTGGCCACAGGCTGCTTACTTGCTCTGGTCTGAAAACACCCCTCTCCACATGCAaatccagcagggcagcactggaCTCATGTTTGAGGACCTCTGAGTATTCTCTGAGCCCAGTGCCCATGGCGCTGGTTTCTTCCTGCCGAATGCTCCTGATGAATTTGCAAATGAGCTGTAGGAGAAGGGCAAGAAGCCAGGGATGTTGCATGGAGTGCTCCACACAcggtgctgggctgagcagtgacagcaggcccagcccaggtggggatggctgcaggtaCCTGCGCTGCTCTGCGGAAGCGGCCACGGGTGGATTCCTGCTCTTGTTTGTGGTCCAGGGCTGCACCTGGCAAGAAgtgagcacagccagagctgaggggctgcgggagaggccggagaacacagcccagccctgctctccccaggcagggacagccccgggatgcCCCAGGGGGATGGAGCAAGGCCCTTCTTCCTTCGTCTCCATGGGCAcgtccccaggggatgggatgggatgggatggggtgggatgggatgggatgggatgggatgggatgggatgggatgggatgggatgggatggggcaAAGGTGGCCACAGGCACCAGCCCTggggcccagctctgccactcacccTCCTGCGGTGGATGGAACGGCACCACCTTTTCAGTctcctgtgctggtgcagctccagggccttcttcctcctcctccacccaggCCAGCTTGGGCACTCTTGGGGGTCTCTTCTCCATGTCAGTGACTGGATTTTTGGGAACTTGCAGGAGAGATCCCTCAGAAAATCTCCACATCAACAAGTCCTGCAGTCTTGTCTGGAAGGTACCTTCCAGAGAGAAGCCTCAGGAAGGCTACAGGACAGCAATCCCT
Encoded here:
- the LOC128790962 gene encoding maestro heat-like repeat-containing protein family member 6, producing the protein MWRFSEGSLLQVPKNPVTDMEKRPPRVPKLAWVEEEEEGPGAAPAQETEKVVPFHPPQEGAALDHKQEQESTRGRFRRAAQLICKFIRSIRQEETSAMGTGLREYSEVLKHESSAALLDLHVERGVFRPEQVPAMVRFIHQWLTANDSAEHRLDKTLLHLTKAQPNDAVMTLLRVAPSCDRAAMAMWKTIMCSPRTAKVVQLILLDVLGSWPEYSTCTSDGDKTGVFALAATVVMWKILQEPCVPHNVKLHFPHLFVHLLFQVFFSTEQMPKKVLTFWKRCREQHGLATSPNRFAVWTLKSLLYQKQYKDVVMAMERKCGWDTLLCADTHHYAVGLLAREMSCISIRSCFRIFRYLLRLLSTQELCWDLPPLAFLVEVLEHLDLSERHADRVLQIFSRHLQSECRERRHLALKGLLKLTDNPSMTEKMWSLTESLVELLRDADGEIVKITLMVLSFIILDKDTPIPSSFALQLAQAVVLLFDLDNSQVQLLSMLLFRTLLTLSLEKERKTLKSQVCHSLLPLFFHCHDENQRVAEASREMLICVAEFLNRRDLEKLVKKEKLWIFANCLLAEDRSRAAEHLRRALPYLQSPQEPLREAAVRFMGMAGRSLRGQQGELQLICNALEGMVNDISVSVGSLAIQSLCILKAVEQAPMPKFQRLRDQLRRAWKTRPRLSRLGWLGCWGSVEG